From the Ensifer adhaerens genome, the window GATCGTTTCCGCATAAATCTCGGTCGAGCCGCCGTCGGCAATGTCGAGTGCCGCGCGGTCGAAGGCGGCCGAAAGCAGCGAAGCCATGGCCGACAGCCTGTCGGCCGAAACGGTGGCCGGAGCCATTGCCTCGGCAATCCCTTCCTCGAGCGTTCTCTGGGCATTGGCCGCATCGATCGCCATCATCTCCTGCTTGCCGAGCACCGCCGGTCCATCGAGCAAAAGCAGACGGATCCGGCCCGGCTCACGCATGGCGCCGAAATAGGCGCGGGCGCCGACCTTCAGTGCCTCTCGGGCCGAGAGGTCGCCTGACGTCGCCTGCTCGATCGATGCCGCCACGGCGCCAGCCTCCCGCTCCGCCACGGCGCGGAACAGCGCCTTCTTGTCCTCGAAGTGGTGATAGAGCGCGCCGCGGGTCAATCCGGCGGCGGCGACGATGTCCGGCGTCGAGGTATCGGCGTACCCGCGGGTGACGAAGAGGCCCCGAGCAGCGTCCAGGATAGCGGCGCGCGTCGTATCGGAGCGTTCACGGTTGGAGCGGCGGGAGGTCTCCTGTTGCATACATGCAGCCTGTATGTTAATTAGATACATACAGATTGTATGATATTGCGAGGGCGAGGGAAAGCCATGAAATCGACGAGCTACTATCCTGTCATCATGACGGCAGACGTTGCCGCCACCGCCGCCTTCTACATCGAGCACTTCCGCTTCCAAGCGCTCTTCACCAGCGACTGGTATGTGCATCTGCAGTCGGTCGAGGACGAACACGTGACGCTGGCCGTGCTCGACTATCGCCACGAGACGATCCCCGAGGAGGCGCGCGCGCCCACCCGTGGCCTTCTCCTGAATTTCGAGGTCGAGGATCCGGATCGCATCTATGCGCAAGCACTTACCGCCGGCCTGCCGATCCTGAAGACATTGCAGGACGAGGACTTCGGCCAGCGCCATTTCATCACCGCCGATCCGAACGGCGTGCTGATCGATGTCATCAAGCCGATCCCGCCAAGCGCCGAATTCGCCGCCGCTTACGATGAAAGCGCGCTTCCTACGGCTTGAAGCATAAGGCACGCGTCTTTTGTCTTCCAAATGGCCGGAAAACCGGTATTAACGAACACCGGCCATCACGGAGACCGGACGAGGTTCATGACAAAATACGACGTGCTGACGATCGGCAATGCCATCGTTGATATCATCGCGCGCTGCGACGATGCCTTTCTCAATGAAAACGGCATCATAAAGGGCGCCATGAACCTCATCGATGCCGAACGGGCCGAGTTGTTGTACTCGCGCATGGGTCCGGCGGTGGAGGCCTCCGGTGGCAGCGCCGGCAACACGGCAGCCGGTGTCGCCAGCCTTGGCGGCCGTGCCGCCTATTTCGGCAAGACCGCGAGTGACCAGCTCGGCGAGATCTTCGCTCACGACATCCGCGCCCAGGGCGTCTACTTCGAGACGAAGCCGCTCGAAAGCGTGCCGCCGACCGCACGCTCGATGATTTTCGTGACCGAAGACGGCGAGCGCTCGATGAACACCTATCTCGGCGCCTGTGTGGAACTTGGTCCCGAGGACGTCGAGGCCGACGTCGTCGCTGAGGCGAAGGTCACCTATTTCGAAGGCTACCTCTGGGATCCGCCGCGCGCCAAGGATGCCATCCGCGAGACCGCTCGGATCGCCCACGACAACGGCCGCGAAACCGCGATCACGCTCTCTGACAGCTTCTGCGTTCACCGCTATCGCGACGAGTTCCTTGAGCTCATGCGTTCGGGCACGGTCGATATCGTCTTCGCCAACCGGCAGGAAGCGCTGGCGCTCTACGAGACCGAGGACTTCGATCTGGCGCTGGAAAAGCTGTCGAAGGATTGCAAGCTTGCTGCCGTGACGCTGAGCGAAGAAGGCTCGGTGGTCGTGCGTGGCGACGAACGGGTTAGGGTCGACGCAACGCCGATCGCTCAGGTCGTCGATACGACCGGTGCCGGCGACCTCTATGCCGCGGGCTTCCTGCACGGCTACACGACCGGGCGCTCGCTCGAAGACTGCAGCAGGCTCGGCAATCTGGCCGCCGGCATCGTCATCGGCCAGATCGGGCCGCGGCCGATGGTCTCCCTGGAGAAGGCTGCCAAGCAGGCCGGTCTCGCCTGATTCGTCCGGATTGAGTTTTGTGAAAGACGGGCGCGCGGCCTTACTTGAAGGCCTCGCCCGGATAGGCGCCCCAGATCTCGCTCTGGGCGATCCAGCCTTCTACGCCCTGCGTCTCGACATGGCACCAGTCGCCATTGCATTCGCCGACACGCACGATCACGCCAGGCTCCATGCGGGCGGTGATCGGGGCGGTGCCCTGCGGGTCACGGCGCATGTTGACGAAGACGCCTTCGCCTTTGCCGCGCATCCACGGTGCGGCGACAGCTGTACGGTCGCCGGAAAGCAGCGCCTGGTTGACCCAGCCTTCGGTGCCGTCGGCGTCGCGGATACGGCGCCAGTTATCGTATTCCTGGATGATTTCCACCGGCACGCCGGGCTTCATATAGCGGAAGGCGACCGCGTAATCGACACTCGGGCCGATGCGGAGATTGACGCTCTTGGACTTCAGGCTGACGAAGCGCGGCAGCGGCAGCCCGCTGGCGCCCTTGGCGGCCTGAGCGTATGCGGCCGATGTCATGATCCCGGCGCCAAGGCACGCGGCAATCAACGAGAGCGAGAATCTGGAAATGATGTGACGCATGACGAAGCTCACTTTCCGTGGCCCTGTAGCGCCGCGTATGTAGTGAGGCGCACAAAGGCCGCTGCAGCACTTTGAGTTGCTGCATGTTTTGTCCTTCAATCGGTGACGACCAAGGGAAACATGCAGTAGCTTATGCAGGCGCAGTTCATTCGGGCCCCGCTCCGCGGACTGAAATCGCGGGGATGACGACGCGAGTTTTGTTTGTCTTCCCGGTGGGGTCTGGTAGAAATTGCGGCTACAGGGAGAAAGTATCGCCCAACTTGGTTAAGGACCCGTCAACAAGGCCCGTCGCAGCAATGACAAGCAAGAAGAAGCCCACGGTCTACATCACCCGCAAATTGCCGGACATCGTCGAGACGCGGATGCGCGAACTCTTCGATGCGGAGCTCAACATCGACGACACGCCGCGCAGCCAGCCCGAACTCGTTGCTGCGGTCAAACGAGCCGACGTGCTGGTGCCCACGGTGACCGATCGCATCGACGCGGCGCTGATCGAGCAGGCCGGCCCGCAGCTGAAACTGATCGCCAGCTTTTCGAATGGCGTGGACAACATCGATGTCGACGCGGCTGCACGCAAGGGTATCACCGTCACCAACACGCCGAACGTGCTGACCGAGGACACGGCTGACATGGCGATGGCGCTGATCCTTGCGGTGCCGCGCCGGCTTGCCGAAGGTGCGCAGATCCTGACCGATCGCAAGGGCGAGTGGGCTGGCTGGTCGCCGACCTGGATGCTCGGCCGCCGCATTGCCGGCAAGCGCATCGGCATCGTCGGCATGGGCCGGATCGGCACTGCCGTCGCGCGCCGCGCCAAGGCCTTCGGCCTTTCGATCCACTATCACAACCGCCACCGGGTGAAGGCGGAAACCGAAGAGATGCTGGAGGCGACCTACTGGGACAGCCTCGACCAGATGCTTGCCCGCGTCGATATTGTCTCGGTCAACTGCCCGTCGACGCCGGCGACCTATCACCTGCTCTCGGCCCGTAGGCTGGCACTGATGCGACCGGACAGCTACATCGTCAACACCGCCCGCGGCGGCATCATCGACGAGACGGCGCTGATCAAGTCGCTGCGCGAGGGCAAGATCGCCGGCGCCGGCCTCGACGTCTTCGAGAATGAGCCGGCTGTCAATCCGAAGCTGATCAAGCTCGCTGGCGAAGGCAAGGTCGTGCTCTTGCCGCATATGAGCTCAGCGACGCTCGAAGGCCGCGTCGACATGGGCGACAAGGTGGTGATCAACATCCGCACCTTCTTCGACGGCCACCGTCCGCCGGACCGGGTGCTGCCGGGCCGCGACTGACCGCGAAGCGCTGCACGGCCCCGTCGTGCGGTTGTCCACCGGCTTCGCTCAAACTTGGAAGCTAGAGCGTCTTGCGCATCTCGATCGCTGTCGGCCGGGTAAATCCGGGATGACACATGGTGCCGCTCTGGATGAAGCCCCAGGCGGCAAAGGCGCGGTGGTTACCGGTGAGTTCGATGCGGGTAAGCAGCCGTAGCGCGGGCAGGCTGAGCACGCGCGCCGTCGCCTCCGCTTCGGCGAGCAGCAACCGGCCGACGCCCTTTCCTTGTGTCTGCGGGGAAACCGCGAGCTTGCCGATGTAGAGACAATCGGCTTCAGGCTTGCAGAAGATGCAGCCGACGAGCCGTTCGCCATCGCTGACACCGAAGGCGATCTCGTCATCGATCTTTTGGCGGAGCGATTCGAGGTTCAATGCGTGTGCTGATGACGGCGGATCGATCAGCCCGTCCATGTAGGAGAAGGCATAAAGGATCAACGCCAGCAGTTCCTCGTGCCGTTCGAATGTTGCGTCGATGCGAAAGATCTGCAGCATGCTCGGCCTACGCTCTGTGACGATAGCGGATGGTGTTGAACTGCGCCGTCAGTGCGTCATACATCAATAGCCGCCCAACGAGTGGCTCGCCGAAACCGGCGATGACCTTGATCGCTTCCATCGCCTGCAATGTACCGATGACGCCCGTCAGTGCGCCGACAATGCCTGCCTCGGCGCAGGAGGGCACGACGCCGACCGGTGGCGGTTCCGGGAAGAGATCTCGGTAAGACGGGTTCGGCCGTCCATCGGCGCCGGCGGTGTAGGGCATCAGCACGGTCAGCGATCCATCGAAGCGGCCGACGGCACCCGTCACCAGCGGGATGCCCACTGCCGCCGCCGTATCGGCTGCGAGATAGCGTGTGTCGAAATTGTCCGAGCCGTCGATCACCAGGTGATATTGCCGGAACAGTGCCTCGGCATTGTCGGGATTGAGGCGGAGGCGGTGTTCGTCAACGCTGACATGCGGATTGAGCGATGCAATCGCCTCGGCTGCCCGTTCGACCTTGGCGCGATCGATATCCTCAGTACGGTGGATAATCTGCCGCTGCAGATTGGAGAGCGCGACCGTATCGTCGTCAACGATGCCGATCCGCCCGATGCCTGCCGCCGCGAGATAGGAGAGGACAGGGGCGCCCAGGCCTCCAGCGCCAATCACCAGCACGCGCGCGGCCTTGAGTTTCTGCTGCCCTGCACCGCCGATCTCCGGCAGTACGATGTGGCGGGCGTAGCGGGAGATCTCCGATTGATCGAGCTTATTCTCAACGGTCATCACCGCGTCCTCTTCATCCGGCTCGGCCGGGGCGGCCGGCCTTTGGATCACAATGATCCATCTGGTTGGAGTGAGTTAGGGACGCAAAACTGCAAACACTTGTCCTCATCCCGCTCATTTCTATCCCGTTACGCTGCCGTGCGAAACGGTCAGGAAGCGGCCGCGCTCGCCAACTGCCTCGAACATCGCCTGGTCCGTGCCGGTCATGAAGGCCTGGCCGCCGAGGCCATCGACGAGGTCGAACAGAGCCGCACGCCGGTTGACGTCGAGATGGGCGGCGATCTCGTCGAGCAACAGGATCGGTGCGTGGCCGGTCATGTCGCCGACGAGGCGCGCATGCGCCAGCACCAGGCCGACGAGCAAGGCCTTCTGCTCCCCGGTCGAACACCGCGCCGCCTCCATATCCTTGTCGCGGTGGCGCACGAGCAGATCGCTCCGGTGGGGTCCGTCGAGCGTACGGCCCGCCGCTGCGTCGCGCGAGCGCCCATCGCGCAGCATCGCCAGATATTGCTCTTCGAGATCATAGGCCGGGCGATGGCCTTCACCGTCGAGAAAGCCGGAAAGCGCCAGGTGCGCCGACGGGAAGACGGTGTCGTCCACGTTCCGTTCGACGAGCGCGGTCAATAGGCCGAGCATTTCTTGGCGCGCCAGCGCCATGGACACGCCGAGACCGCCCATCTCGCGCTCGATCGCCGTCAGCCAGGCCGGGTCCGGGCGAAATTCGCTAAGCAGGCGGTTGCGGCTGCGCATCGCCCGGTCGAATTCGCTGGCGCGTCGGCCATGCTCCGGATCGAGCGAAAGCACGAGCCGGTCTAGGAACCGGCGCCGGTCGGCCGAGGGGCCGGTGAAGAGCCCGTCCATCGACGGCGTCAGCCAGAGAACACGCAGGTGATCCGTCAATTCGTCGACGGCCGATGCCGGCGTTCCGTTGAGCCGCAGCCGTCGGGATTGTCCTTCCGTCGCACCAGCGGTGCCGGTGCCGATCTCGACCGGCCCTTCCATGCCTTCGACGTCGGCAAAGACGGAAAACCCGTCGCTAGCGCCGACGCGCGTCACGTCGGCATAGGCCGCACGCCGGAGGCCCCGCCCGGGTGACAGGAAGGAGACTGCCTCCATAAGGTTGGTCTTGCCGGCGCCGTTCTCCCCCGTCAGCACCACATGGCGCTGGTCGAGCTCCAGCGAGAGCGCCGAATAATTGCGGAACTCCGTGAGCTTCAGGCGGTTGAGAAAGACCTTATGTGGCATCGGTAGTCCGGATTCGACGTTGCGCGCAGCTAGGACGAAAGCAGGCGCCAAGGCAAGGTGAAACGGCATGCTTGTCCATATCGGGGCAAGTTGGCCAATTTCGGCGGGGGAAAGGCGACAAACCCCTTGGATGAGGTGCTTTTCTTGGGCGCTCCGGTCAAATATGACAGTCTCATGACAATCCACGAATGGACATATTTGTGATGCTGGCTTGGTTCCGCAAACTACTTCCCCGCGAGGATCGCTTTTTCGACCTCTTCGCAAAACACTCGCTCACCGTCGTCGGTGCCGCCGAAGCGCTCGACAAGCTGCTTGCCGGCGGCGACGACATGGAAAAACAGTGCGACCGGATCGTCGCGCTTGAAGATGAAGCCGATCACATTACCGCCGATGTGCTTCTGGCCGTCCGCCGGTCCTTCATCACGCCCTTCGACCGTGGGGACATCAAGGATCTGATCCAGTCGATGGATGATGCCATCGACATGATGCACAAGACGGTCAAGACAATCCGGCTCTACGAACAGAAGAGCTTCGACCCCGGTATGCGCGAAATGGGCACGATCGTCGGCCGTGCTGCGCATCTGATTGCCGAGGCCGTGCCGTTGCTCGACCGTATCGGCGTCAATCACGACCGCCTCATCGCCATCGCCGAGGAGGTCACCCGCCTCGAGGGACACTCCGACGAACTGCACGAGCAGGGTCTCAAGGACCTGTTCCACCGTTACGGCGCGAGCAACCCGATGGCCTATATCATCGGCAGCGAGATCTATGGCCAGCTGGAAAAGGTCATCGACCGTTTCGAGGACGTCGCCAATGAAATCAGTGGCATCGTGATCGAGAACGTCTGATGGATGCGACGCTCGCCTTTCCGTTGCTCGTCGGGCTGATCGGCATCGCGCTGTTCTTCGACTTCCTGAACGGTCTGCACGATGCCGCCAATTCCATCGCGACGATCGTTTCGACGCGGGTGCTCAGGCCGCAATATGCGGTCCTGTGGGCGGCCTTCTTCAACTTCATCGCCTTCCTGTTCTTCGGCCTGCACGTGGCCGAGACGCTCGGCAAGGGTATCATCGATCCCGGCATCGTCACGCCGCTGGTGATCTTCTCGGCGCTCATGGGGGCGATCGTCTGGAACATCGTCACCTGGCTCTTCGGTATCCCGTCGAGCTCCTCGCACGCGCTGATCGGCGGCCTCGTCGGCGCCGGCCTTGCCAGCACAGGGTTTAGTTC encodes:
- a CDS encoding 2-hydroxyacid dehydrogenase; the protein is MTSKKKPTVYITRKLPDIVETRMRELFDAELNIDDTPRSQPELVAAVKRADVLVPTVTDRIDAALIEQAGPQLKLIASFSNGVDNIDVDAAARKGITVTNTPNVLTEDTADMAMALILAVPRRLAEGAQILTDRKGEWAGWSPTWMLGRRIAGKRIGIVGMGRIGTAVARRAKAFGLSIHYHNRHRVKAETEEMLEATYWDSLDQMLARVDIVSVNCPSTPATYHLLSARRLALMRPDSYIVNTARGGIIDETALIKSLREGKIAGAGLDVFENEPAVNPKLIKLAGEGKVVLLPHMSSATLEGRVDMGDKVVINIRTFFDGHRPPDRVLPGRD
- a CDS encoding VOC family protein, which produces MKSTSYYPVIMTADVAATAAFYIEHFRFQALFTSDWYVHLQSVEDEHVTLAVLDYRHETIPEEARAPTRGLLLNFEVEDPDRIYAQALTAGLPILKTLQDEDFGQRHFITADPNGVLIDVIKPIPPSAEFAAAYDESALPTA
- a CDS encoding GNAT family N-acetyltransferase translates to MQIFRIDATFERHEELLALILYAFSYMDGLIDPPSSAHALNLESLRQKIDDEIAFGVSDGERLVGCIFCKPEADCLYIGKLAVSPQTQGKGVGRLLLAEAEATARVLSLPALRLLTRIELTGNHRAFAAWGFIQSGTMCHPGFTRPTAIEMRKTL
- a CDS encoding SH3 domain-containing protein, translating into MRHIISRFSLSLIAACLGAGIMTSAAYAQAAKGASGLPLPRFVSLKSKSVNLRIGPSVDYAVAFRYMKPGVPVEIIQEYDNWRRIRDADGTEGWVNQALLSGDRTAVAAPWMRGKGEGVFVNMRRDPQGTAPITARMEPGVIVRVGECNGDWCHVETQGVEGWIAQSEIWGAYPGEAFK
- a CDS encoding TetR/AcrR family transcriptional regulator, which encodes MQQETSRRSNRERSDTTRAAILDAARGLFVTRGYADTSTPDIVAAAGLTRGALYHHFEDKKALFRAVAEREAGAVAASIEQATSGDLSAREALKVGARAYFGAMREPGRIRLLLLDGPAVLGKQEMMAIDAANAQRTLEEGIAEAMAPATVSADRLSAMASLLSAAFDRAALDIADGGSTEIYAETISTLIDRMVSA
- a CDS encoding DUF47 family protein, translated to MLAWFRKLLPREDRFFDLFAKHSLTVVGAAEALDKLLAGGDDMEKQCDRIVALEDEADHITADVLLAVRRSFITPFDRGDIKDLIQSMDDAIDMMHKTVKTIRLYEQKSFDPGMREMGTIVGRAAHLIAEAVPLLDRIGVNHDRLIAIAEEVTRLEGHSDELHEQGLKDLFHRYGASNPMAYIIGSEIYGQLEKVIDRFEDVANEISGIVIENV
- a CDS encoding adenosine kinase, with translation MTKYDVLTIGNAIVDIIARCDDAFLNENGIIKGAMNLIDAERAELLYSRMGPAVEASGGSAGNTAAGVASLGGRAAYFGKTASDQLGEIFAHDIRAQGVYFETKPLESVPPTARSMIFVTEDGERSMNTYLGACVELGPEDVEADVVAEAKVTYFEGYLWDPPRAKDAIRETARIAHDNGRETAITLSDSFCVHRYRDEFLELMRSGTVDIVFANRQEALALYETEDFDLALEKLSKDCKLAAVTLSEEGSVVVRGDERVRVDATPIAQVVDTTGAGDLYAAGFLHGYTTGRSLEDCSRLGNLAAGIVIGQIGPRPMVSLEKAAKQAGLA
- the recF gene encoding DNA replication/repair protein RecF (All proteins in this family for which functions are known are DNA-binding proteins that assist the filamentation of RecA onto DNA for the initiation of recombination or recombinational repair.), whose protein sequence is MPHKVFLNRLKLTEFRNYSALSLELDQRHVVLTGENGAGKTNLMEAVSFLSPGRGLRRAAYADVTRVGASDGFSVFADVEGMEGPVEIGTGTAGATEGQSRRLRLNGTPASAVDELTDHLRVLWLTPSMDGLFTGPSADRRRFLDRLVLSLDPEHGRRASEFDRAMRSRNRLLSEFRPDPAWLTAIEREMGGLGVSMALARQEMLGLLTALVERNVDDTVFPSAHLALSGFLDGEGHRPAYDLEEQYLAMLRDGRSRDAAAGRTLDGPHRSDLLVRHRDKDMEAARCSTGEQKALLVGLVLAHARLVGDMTGHAPILLLDEIAAHLDVNRRAALFDLVDGLGGQAFMTGTDQAMFEAVGERGRFLTVSHGSVTG
- a CDS encoding molybdopterin-synthase adenylyltransferase MoeB codes for the protein MTVENKLDQSEISRYARHIVLPEIGGAGQQKLKAARVLVIGAGGLGAPVLSYLAAAGIGRIGIVDDDTVALSNLQRQIIHRTEDIDRAKVERAAEAIASLNPHVSVDEHRLRLNPDNAEALFRQYHLVIDGSDNFDTRYLAADTAAAVGIPLVTGAVGRFDGSLTVLMPYTAGADGRPNPSYRDLFPEPPPVGVVPSCAEAGIVGALTGVIGTLQAMEAIKVIAGFGEPLVGRLLMYDALTAQFNTIRYRHRA